One stretch of Nomascus leucogenys isolate Asia chromosome 7b, Asia_NLE_v1, whole genome shotgun sequence DNA includes these proteins:
- the LOC115835847 gene encoding LOW QUALITY PROTEIN: putative POM121-like protein 1 (The sequence of the model RefSeq protein was modified relative to this genomic sequence to represent the inferred CDS: inserted 1 base in 1 codon; substituted 1 base at 1 genomic stop codon), with the protein MTVLVQYLSRKGPPASPYRQQYLSRKGPPASPYRQQPLAKLVAPRGRSEPSSGELKHPTVPHCSQERLPGHSVPLIPVRAQAEDLPHRDTSHQWCQDNPSVILQALSSFRDQQASAVCSEFQGILQLSHCTEHKDSLWGPGAGSHPFGAHNTRLSPDSXPGKAVLXESKAGMPEQDKDPRVQGFDDHGRVPKVTRDAPSAFRPLRDNGGLSPFVPRPGPLHTVLHAQRTEARDKQRPQTSCTSSGTKRNAISSSYSSTGGFPWLKRRRGPASSHCQPTLSSSKKVSENRPQAVSSGHTQRAPRQTLAPRKGSPRSQASRPCGRKFPLLPRRRGEPLMMPPPLELGFRVTAEDLDREKEAAFRRINRALQVEAKAISDCRPSRPSYTSCSPAAGASGLPSVSKAPSMDAQQGRHNPQDGLGLVAPLASAAGTPSTVPVFGMQHRPPGPLLFVSSFPLPPNFFYFWDSAQVLWLFALPFGSSFPLPPTFFYFWDSAQVLCLIAAPFPAVSMDGSISGASSSPPPTPMEIDSSEADGARHSVRRNPLKRKADW; encoded by the exons ATGACTGTGCTCGTGCAG TACCTATCCCGCAAGGGTCCCCCAGCCTCCCCCTATCGCCAGCAG TACCTATCCCGCAAGGGTCCCCCAGCCTCCCCCTATCGCCAGCAg CCTTTGGCCAAGTTGGTAGCTCCACGAGGACGCTCAGAGCCCAGCTCTGGAGAGCTGAAGCATCCGACCGTTCCCCACTGCTCCCAGGAGCGGTTACCTGGGCACTCTGTGCCCCTTATTCCTGTCCGGGCCCAGGCCGAGGACCTGCCA CACCGGGACACTTCGCATCAGTGGTGTCAAGACAATCCTTCCGTGATCCTGCAAGCCCTGTCTTCCTTCCGGGATCAGCAAGCCAGTGCTGTGTGCTCCGAATTCCAGGGCATCCTCCAGCTCAGCCACTGCACTGAGCACAAGGACTCTCTGTGGGGCCCAGGAGCAGGAAGTCACCCCTTTGGGGCCCACAACACCCGGCTGTCCCCAGACTCGTGACCAGGGAAGGCAGTGT AGGAGAGCAAGGCAGGGATGCCTGAGCAGGACAAAGACCCCAGAGTCCAAGGATTTGATGATCACGGAAGGGTCCCCAAGGTCACCAGGGATGCACCGAGTGCATTTCGGCCCCTGCGGGACAATGGAGGCCTCTCTCCCTTCGTGCCCAGGCCTGGGCCTCTGCACACAGTCCTCCATGCCCAGAGGACAGAAGCCAGAGACAAGCAGAGGCCCCAGACCTCCTGCACGAGCTCAGGCACAAAACGAAACGCCATCTCGAGCTCCTACAGCTCCACGGGAGGCTTCCCGTGGCTAAAGCGGAGGAGGGGGCCAGCCTCATCCCACTGCCAGCCAACCCTCAGTTCCTCAAAGAAGGTCAGTGAGAACAGACCTCAGGCTGTCTCTTCGGGTCACACTCAGCGTGCACCAAGGCAGACGCTCGCCCCCAGGAAAGGCTCCCCCAGATCCCAGGCCTCTAGGCCCTGTGGACGCAAGTTTCCCCTGCTGCCACGCAGGCGAGGGGAGCCTCTGATGATGCCACCTCCGTTAGAGCTGGGGTTCCGGGTCACTGCTGAAGACCTGGACCGGGAGAAGGAGGCTGCGTTCCGGCGGATCAACAGGGCACTGCAGGTTGAGGCCAAGGCCATCTCGGACTGCAGACCCTCAAGGCCTTCCTACACTTCGTGCTCACCTGCAGCAGGGGCTTCTGGTCTGCCTTCTGTTTCTAAAGCACCCAGTATGGATGCACAGCAGGGAAGACACAACCCCCAAGACGGCCTGGGCCTAGTGGCCCCCCTAGCTTCTGCTGCAGGGACCCCCTCCACAGTTCCTGTGTTTGGGATGCAGCACAGACCACCAGGCCCCCTCCTGTTCGTCTCCtcatttccccttcctcccaaCTTTTTCTACTTCTGGGACTCAGCCCAGGTCCTCTGGCTGTTTGCTCTACCCTTCGGCTCCtcatttccccttcctcccaccttttTCTACTTCTGGGACTCAGCCCAGGTCCTCTGCCTGATTGCTGCACCCTTCCCAGCTGTAAGCATGGACGGAAGCATTTCTGGAGCCAGTTCCAGCCCGCCACCCACGCCCATGGAAATTGACAGTAGTGAGGCGGACGGAGCTCGGCATTCCGTCAGAAGAAACCCTTTAAAGAGAAAGGCCGATTGGTAA